The following proteins come from a genomic window of Deinococcus malanensis:
- a CDS encoding flavodoxin family protein yields MRHYLFLIASARHGGNTEQLARQAAQGIPDQMDTTWLRLRDYPLQPFEDWRHTTGVYPQPEGHARTLLDATMAASDIVFVAPVYWYSVPTDLKRYLDEWSAWLRVPDLGFRQGMHSKRFWTIATSAGTPEQARPMLESIRLCVSYFGAPFMGELLGNGSKPGDSLNDPVVRDAAQRFFHQ; encoded by the coding sequence GTGCGTCACTACCTGTTTCTCATCGCAAGTGCCCGGCACGGGGGCAACACTGAGCAACTTGCCCGGCAGGCCGCTCAGGGCATTCCCGATCAGATGGACACCACGTGGCTTCGCCTCCGGGACTATCCGCTCCAACCCTTTGAGGACTGGCGGCACACCACGGGTGTCTACCCACAACCGGAAGGGCATGCCAGGACGCTTCTGGATGCAACAATGGCGGCGTCAGACATCGTGTTTGTCGCCCCGGTCTACTGGTACAGCGTTCCCACAGACTTGAAACGGTACCTGGATGAATGGAGTGCCTGGCTGCGCGTTCCCGACCTAGGATTCAGGCAAGGGATGCACAGCAAGCGCTTCTGGACAATTGCCACGAGCGCTGGTACCCCTGAACAAGCCCGACCGATGCTCGAGTCCATTCGCCTGTGTGTCAGCTATTTCGGAGCACCGTTTATGGGCGAACTGCTTGGGAACGGGAGCAAACCTGGTGATTCGCTGAATGACCCAGTCGTGAGAGACGCCGCCCAGCGCTTCTTTCATCAGTGA